The Porites lutea chromosome 4, jaPorLute2.1, whole genome shotgun sequence genome contains a region encoding:
- the LOC140932918 gene encoding uncharacterized protein, with protein sequence MLVLRVVFLKTVNIWSVRSQSHRPERVPVTKKLLSSVRSAHATYRQKCEKEKEENERRRKEKEKEEAEIARRQKEMDALKAKNASLLEKETALNEREKELREKLEGVGQLLIDGNSKLKSSVKSSDRAGINAAEVMIETASGLAQKLNAEISEIREKQRNVECQKRKLIEKSLGEVPMKKARVCASVPKQASKKKRKKKSNVKTTTAT encoded by the exons ATGTTGGTGTTGAGAG ttgtatttttaaaaacagtcaatatttggtCTGTGCGTTCACAATCGCACAGGCCAGAAAGAGTCCCTGTTACTAAGAAGTTGTTGAGCTCTGTTAGATCTGCACATGCGACCTACAGACAGAAAtgtgaaaaagagaaagaagagaatgAAAGGAGAAggaaggaaaaagagaaagaagaggcaGAAATTGCTAGGCGACAGAAAGAAATGGATGCTTTGAAGGCCAAGAATGCATCACTCCTTGAAAAGGAAACAGCCCTTAACGAAAGAGAGAAGGAGCTAAGAGAAAAGCTGGAAGGAGTTGGCCAACTCCTTATCGACGGAAACAGCAAGCTGAAGAGTTCAGTCAAAAGCAGTGATAGAGCTGGCATAAATGCAGCGGAAGTCATGATAGAAACTGCTTCAGGGTTAGCACAGAAGCTTAATGCAGAGATATCTGAGATAAGAGAGAAGCAGAGAAATGTCGAGTGTCAAAAGCGGAAGCTTATTGAAAAAAGCTTAGGAGAAGTTCCTATGAAGAAGGCCAGGGTGTGTGCCTCGGTACCAAAGCAAGCAtcaaagaagaagagaaaaaagaaatccaatGTTAAGACAACCACAGCGACCTAA